In Pseudomonas abieticivorans, the genomic window CAACAGGGTGATGGCCGCCCACAGGAACAGCCCGAAGGACAGGTAGAAGCCCATCCGTTTGGCGCCCTGCAGCGTGATCAGGTCAGCCAGTGCGTGCCAAGTGGCCAGGTTGTAAAAAAGCACCAACGCCAATGAAAACATCACCACTAGCCGAGTGGAACTGACACTCGGTAACCGTCTGCCCTGACTCATCTGCCACGCACCCCATTTCTTTGGTTCTGTTGTCTTTGATCAATTTGACCCCTTCGCGGGGGCTGCCACTCTAGTGGTGGACGGATCAAAATATTGTGAAACACAATCGTAACAGTCGGTGGGCGGGCACGCGCCAGTTAAAAACGAATCGCTGCACTCCTTATCGCCAATGCGATTGCCAGCAACGGCGCCACGCTCAACACCCCGAACAACCAGCGCGCCGCCTGCGCCGCGCCCTCGACGCCACCCGGTGCATTGAGCCCGGCCTGGTTGGCAATCATGCCCGCGATTGCCGCGCCCAGGGCGGTGGCGAACAACTGCACGGTGGTGATCGACGAGGCCGCCGCTTCCTGCTCCTCAGGTGGCGCCACTTGCAGCACCCGGGTCAGCAGGTGCGGCCAGCCCAGGCCAATGCCGAAACCGATCAAGGTCAGGCCCAGGCAAATCGGGCCGAGCACTGTCCAATCGCCGCCACCGGCAACGGGGCTGAACACAGCCAACAACACCAGGCCGATCAGCACGCACACCGGGCCGCCGACGATCGCGCGGCGAACGCCCGCGCCCAGCCACCCGGCACTGAGCAGCTCGGCCGTGGTCCAGCCCACTGCCATCAATGCGGCAAGGTAGCCGGCTAGCAGGGGTGTTTGGCCGTGCAGCAGTTGCAAAAAATACGGCACGAAAATTTCACCGGTCATGCCGATGATCAACAGCGCCATGGTGCCGTACAGGGCGAACAGCGGCGAACGCGGATGCAACGCCCCTTTGGGCAGCAGGCGGGTAGCGCTGCGCGACTCCTTGGCCAGCAGCCAGGCCATTAGCACGGCCGCCACGCCCATGCCGGCCAGATTCCACCGGGGTGCCTGCGACAGGCTGCCCAGGCTGATCGCCAATACCGCGGCCACCAGCAACAGCAATTGCGTGACCGGCAAGCGGCCGGCGGCCGGGCGCTGGGCTTCAGCACGTGGCAGCACGCTGAAGGTCAGCAGCAGGTAGGCGAGGGTGATAGGGATCAGGCTGCCAAAGGCGGCGCGCCAGACGTGCAGTTCGGCGAAGATGCCGCCGATGGCCGGGCCAATCAGGCAGGCGATGCCCCACATGCCTGAAATCAACGCCATGGCCCGCGGCCACAGGCGTTCGTCGAACACCCGCTGGATCATCGAGTACGACAACGCGAACAACAGCCCACCACCCAGGCCCTGCACCGAGCGCCCCACCAGCATCAACGGCATGTTCGGCGCCAGGCTGCAGGCCAGGCTGCCCAGCAGGAACAGGCCACCGGCCACGCCATAGGCACCCCGCGGGCCGGCGCGTTGCAACAAGCGCGCGGTCAGGGCCGAGCCCAGGATCGAGGCCACCACGAACAACGTGGTGTTCCAGGCGTATAGGTGCAAGCCGCCGATGTCCTGCACCACCGAGGGCAGGATGGTGGTGGCGATGTAGATATTGATCGCGTGCAGGGCGACCCCGCCGGACAGGGCGACCGAGCGCGCGGCATTGCGCCCCGACAGCAATTCACTCCAGGTGCTTGCTTGCGTGTTCATGGCAGTCTCTCAAGGCTGATTCGGATTGCTCGATCGGGCGCAGTGCGCTAAATTAACCAAGCTTTTTCTTGTTCTATTGAAATGCAGGATCCAATAATTTGTCAACGCAAAACGTGGAAAATCTCCAATCGGCCGCCGAGCGACTGTTGTACCTGCTAAAGACACGCGGGCCATTGCAGGCCAGTGATGCCGGCAAACTGCTCGGCACCACGGCGGAAGCGGCGCGCCAGCAATTTGTCAAACTCGCCGCCAGCGGGCTGGTCCAGGCGCGGGCGCAGGCACAAGGGGTAGGTCGGCCCACGCAGCACTGGCAACTGACCACCGCTGGCCACGGGCGCTTTCCCGACACCCATTCCGAACTCACCGTGCAGTTGTTGAACACGGTGCGCGAGACGTTCGGCGAGGCGGCCATCGAGCGCTTGATCGAGGTTCGCGAGCAGCAGACCCAGGACACCTATCGGCAGGCGCTGGCCGGTGTCGACGAACTGCGCGAGCGCGTTGCCCGGCTGGTGGCGTTGCGTAGCCAGGAAGGCTACATGGCCGAATGGAGCGAGGCGCCCGATGGTTCGCTGCTGCTGGTGGAAAATCACTGCCCGATCTGCGCCGCGGCCACGGCCTGCCAAGGTTTTTGCCGAGCCGAGCTTGCCGTGTTCCAGGCCGTGTTGCAGGCGCGGGTGGAGCGCGTGGAGCACCTGCTGGCCAACGCCCGGCGCTGCGCCTATCGCATCACGCCGGCAGCGTGAGCGCCAGGCGCCGTTCGTAACCGACGCGCCCCCGATAAGCGGTGCCGGTGTCGACCCAGCCTTCGCTCAGATACAGGCCATGGGCGGCGCTGTTGCCTTGGTCCACCGACAGCATCAGTTGGTTGACCTGCGGCCATGCCTGGCGGGCCACGGCGGGCAGCGCTTGCAGGCAGGCGCGGCCGTAACCGCGACCTTGCAGGCGCGCGTCCACCTGCAAGGCATGCAGGGTGGCGGCGTCTTCATCGGCCCAGGGTGGTAGGAACGGCGGGCGCTTGAGCAGCAAAAAAGCCACCGGCACCGCATCGTGCAGCAGGGCAAAGCCGCGAATGTTCGGGTTGGGGCGGTCCAGCAGCGTGTACAGCGCGCCATGGATGTCGCCGCAGAAAGCTTTCTGTTCGGGCAGCACGTCAAGCGTCAACAGCTGTTCACGTTGCGCGCCTGTCAGTGTGCTGTGGCACGCCAGGTGGATCGACACGGTTCAGTCCTTGAGAGATTTGTAGCGGCGAAGATACAGCGTCGCGTGGTCGAGCGGAACAACCGTGCCAGATATCGGCTGGTCGCCCAAATGGCAGGGCGCAGCCTATAGTTGCTCGACTGCCCGAAAGCCTTCGAAGGAGAACAATAAAATGAGCCTTCACCCCGCCGGCGCGCCCAGTGCCGATTTCGAACTGTCCATCACCCGCCTGATCGACGCCCCCCGTGAAACCGTATTTCGCGCCTGGGTAGAGCCTGACCTGCTGCGCCAATGGTGGGGCCCCCACGGCATGACCACGCCGGTGTGCGAACTGGAGTTGTGGGTGGGCGGCGCCTTTCGCACGGTGATGCGCGCACCCGATGGCAGCGAGTACCCCAACCTTGGGGTGTTCCTGGAGATCCGAGCCCCCGAGAAACTGATTTTTACCGACGCTTTCCAGCCGGGCTGGGTGCCTTCGCCTCGGGCGTTCATGACTGCGGTGATTACCCTGGAAGACGTCGATGGCAAGACCCGCTACACCGCCCGCGCCCTGCACTGGACAGCCGCCGATCGCCAGGCGCATGAAGAAATGGGCTTTCATGAAGGCTGGGGCCAGAGCCTGGATCGGTTGGTGGAGTTGGTGACCGTCGGGATGCGCTGAGCTACCGCCAGAAGCCTTCGTGCACCTGCGCTGCTTGCGCTTCCAGCAGCGGCCCGTGCACCGCGATCGTACGCTGCCCATGGGCAAACACCTCGCGGCAGGGCAGGGCAAAGGTCGGGTTTTCCGAGTGGCTGCCCGTCAGGCCCAGCAATGCATGCTCCGACAGCGCGTACACCACCCGCCCCACGCCGGTCCAGTACACGGCGCCGGCGCACATGCAGCAAGGTTCGGCACTGCTGTACAGGGTGCACTCGGCCAGCTTTGCCGGGCTCAGCAGCTTGGCGGCCTGGGCCACGGCCACCAACTCGGCGTGCTGGGTGGGGTCGCCTTGCGGCGGCATGGAGTTATTGCCGGCGCTGGCGATTACCGTGCCTTCACGGTCGGCCACCAGCGCTGCGAAGGGGTGGCGGCCGCGCTCGCGCGACGCCTGCGAGAGTGCAATCGACTGGCGCAGCAAATCCAGGTCCAAGGCGGTGAGGGTGTCTGGGGCAGTGGTCAGGGCGTTCATACAGTCTCCTGGTGTGGCAGGGTGGCCGATGCGGATCGGCTCTGGGGGTTGAGCAACAGGTTCAGCACCACCGCGCAAATCGCGCCGAGGAAGATGCCGCTGTCGAGCACCAGCTTGAGCGGCCCTTGAACATGGGCAAACAACGCGGGAAAGGACATCGGCAGCACGCCGACGCTCACCGACACCGCGACGATGATGCCGTTGCGGGTACCTTCGAAGGTCACCCGCGACAGCTCCTGGATGCCAGCCACGGTGGTCATGCCGAACATCACGATGGCGCAGCCGCCGAGCACCGGGGTGGGCACGGCGGCGATCAGCGCGCCCAGTTTGGGGAACAGCCCCATCAACACCATGATCGCGCCGGCAGCGGCCACCACGAAGCGGCTCTTGACGTTGGAAAGGGCGATCAGGCCGGTGTTCTGGGTGAAGGCGTTGTAGGGGAAACTGTTGCAAAAGCCACCGAGCAGGGTGCTAAGGCCATCGGCCCGGAATGCATTGCCCAAGGTTTGCTGCGTGGTGGGTTTGCCCACCAGCTTGCCAATGGCCAGGCAGTTGCCGGTGGTCTCGGCCATGATCACCAGCATGGCCAGGGTCATGATCAAAATGGGCGTGAGGGAAAACTTCGGCGCGCCGAAGGCCATGGGCGAGCTGAGCTCGAACCAGGCAGCGTGGCTCATGTGCTGGAAGTCAGTCATGCCACAGGCGGCGGCGATCAGGCTGCCGACGATCAGCCCCAGCAACACGCTCAGGTTGCCGACCAACCCCGAGCATTTGGCATAGATCAGCAAGGTCACGGCAATGGTTGCCAGGCCCAGCAGCAGGTTGGCCGGCGCGCCGAAATCGGCACTGTCCGGGTTGCCGCCGCCCACCCAGATGGCTGCGGCGGGCATCAAGGAGATGCCAATGATGGTGATCAGGCTGCCGATCACCACCGGCGGAAAAAAACGCAACAGGCGGCTGAACACCGGCGCAAGCAGGATCGTCATGGCGCCGGCGGCGATCACCGCGCCAAACACTTCGTTCAGGCCAAAGCTTTTGCCGATCATGATCATCGGCGCCAAGGCAATGAACGAGCAGCCCTGGATCAGCGGCAACCGCGCACCGAACTTCCACACGCCCAAGGTCTGGATCAGCGTGGCGATGCCGCTGGTGAGCAGGTTGGCATTGATCAACAGCACCACCTGTTCGGGCGTCAGACCCAGGGCGCTACCCAGGATCAGCGGCACAGCGACGGCGCCGGCGTACATCACCAATACGTGTTGCAGGCCGAAGGTCAACAGTTGGCGGGCGGGCAATAGCTCATCCACCGGGTGAATCCGTTTGCGGCTCATGGCAAATACTCCTGGAGGGCTTTGTTAGGTTCTAAGTGCCTTGGGGTGAGCGGCTCAGCGACGGATCCACGGGCAGCGGGCTGGCCTGATGGGATATTCACCGGTTGCAGACGATGGAACAAATGAGTAACCATCGGTTAAAACGATGGTTGGCGGGGTGATGGGTGCGCTTTTCCTTTGATCAGTTGCAACTGTTTGTGATGGCGGTAAAGGTCGGCTCGTTTTCGGCAGCGGCGCGCTCGCTGGGCAAAACCCAATCGACGGTCAGTGCCGGCATCGCCAACCTGGAAGCGGACCTGGGCGTGGAGTTGTTTGATCGCACCAGCCGGCTACCGACGCTGACCGCCGCCGGGCGCACGTTGCTGATCGAGGCCGAGGCCGTGTTAGAGCGCTGCCTGGCGTTGCAGGGGCATGCCGACAGCCTGGCGCAACACACCGAGGCCAGCCTTACCTTGGCGATCGAGGTGCCTTACACCCAGTTGATGCCAGTGTTGAGCGAGTTCGCCGAGGTGTTTCCCTACGTCGACCTGGTGGTGCGCCACCCGGTGCATGGCGACGTCAGCGAGTTGGTGATGAAGGGCGAGGCCGACCTGGGCCTGGCGTTCTCGCAGCCCAACTACCCGCAGGCGCTGGATTTCGTGCAGATGGGCAAATTGATCATGGCCCACGTGACCCACCCCGATCACCCGTTGGCGCGGCAAGCCCAGGTCAGTTTTGCCGACCTGCATGCCCATCGGCGCCTGGCGTTCAGTGCCCACGCCGATAAATTGCCGAGCAGCGAATACCTGCGGTCCACCCAGCTATGGCGAGCCGAAAGTTACCTGGCGCTGGTGGCGATGGTGCGCGCGGGGCTGGGTTGGGCAACCTTGCCGCACCAGTTGGTGCAACGGGAGCTGGCCGCCGGTGAGTTGGTGGAGTTGCAGTTGCAGGCCTACCCACACACCGACTGGCTGGTGGGGGTGGACCTGCTGTGGGCCCGCGATGGCCACCCCGGCACTGCGGCGCGCTGGCTGCGCGAGCGGTTCACGCAGGCCAAGGTGTTCGAGCTCAACCGCTTCGGGCAGGCAACCACCTGGTAAGGCGGCGGCTCAGGCCAGCGGCATGCGGAAGGTAAACAACGTGCCGGCCTCAGCGGTAGACAGCACTTCCATGCGCCCACCATGGGCCACGGCGATCTGGCTGGCAATGTACAGGCCCAGGCCCAGGCCGCTTTGCGGGGCGTCGTTGCTCAGGCGGGTAAAGGGCTGGAACAGCTTGGCGTGCACGGCGGCCTCGATCGGTTTGCCCAGGTTGTGCACGCCCAGCACGAAGGTGTCTTCGAGTAAATCGGCCGAGACGTCCACCGGCCCGTTGGGGGCGCCATGATGGATGGCGTTGGACACCAGGTTGGACAGCAGTTGCGTGACCCGCTCTCGGTCGCAGTCGATGGCCTGCAAATCGCCGATGCGCAGGCGGATCAGCCGGTCAGGGTGCACCCGCTGAATTTCCGACACCACGTGGATCATTGCCGCCGACAAGTCCTCGCACGGCGCGCGGTTCAGGGTAATGCCTTCGCCCAGGCGCCCGCGGGCGAAGTCCAGCACGTCTTCCACCAGGCGCGTGGCGCGCAGGCCCGAGGTGAGGATGTGCTGGGCGATGGTCTGGCTCTTGGCATCCAAGAGCCTGCGCTGTAGCAATTCGGCGCCTGCGGTGATGGCAAACAGCGGGTTGCGCAGGTCATGGCCGAGCACGGCAATGAACTGGTCGCGCAGGTCGGCTTTTTCCCGTTCCTTGGCTAACGCCACTTCGGTGCGCTGGTGGCTCTCTTCGCTCTCCATCTGGATCGACAGCACCCGGGCGAAAGACTCCATCATCGGCTGGATGGCGCTGCCCTTGAGGTTGGCCGGGCGCGGGTCGAGCGCGCAGATGGTGCCGAAAAAACTGCCGTCGGCGCGAAACACCGGCACCGAGATATAGCTTTCGAAGCTGTAGATGCGCGGCGTGTGATGGTTGCAGTACTGGTCGTCTTCGCTGGCCTTGTCGATCACCACGGTCTGGTGGCTGCTGCGGATTTCGTGACACAGGGTGGTGGTGACGTCCAGTTCGCCGCCCACGCTTAAGCCGAACCCCAGGGTGTCGAGCACCGCACAGGTGGTCCAGGAGTTTTCAGTGACCCGGGCCACTGCGGCAAAGCGCATGCCGGTGGTCTCGCAGATCACTTGCAGGATGGCGGGCACAGCATGGATACGGCCAATCGTGGCAATATCGTTGGCGACAGAGTTCCCCATGAGCCTTCACTTCGCAAAACGGAGGGCGAACACGCGCTCGCACCAGAGTTATTTTCGATGAGTTTAGCGAGGCGGGCGCGATCTGTATCGAATGTTTTGCCATTGTTGCTTGCAGGGCAGTCAGGCAGGGGCGATCACAGGCATTGCGCGGGCTGGGCTTTGCGCCTCGAACAACAGCTCCAAGGCCCGTGCGTCCAGCGGCCGGCTGAGGTAGAAGCCTTGTACTTCATGGCACAGGTCCAGGCTGAGGCTGTGCAGTTGCTGTTCGGTTTCCACCCCTTCTGCCGTGACCATCAGGCCCATGGCCTTGCCCAGGTTGATGATGGCCTGCACCACGGCGCGGTCGCCGCCGCTGCGGTCCATGGCGGCGATGAAGCGTTTGTCGATCTTCAGGCTGTCGAATGGATAGGTGCGCAGGTAGCCCAGCGACGAATAGCCGGTGCCAAAGTCGTCCATGTTCAGGCGTACGCCCAGCTCCTTGAGGGCCTTGAGCGTATGCAGGGCACCGTCGACATCATTGAACATGACGTTCTCGGTCACCTCCAGTTCCAGCCGGTGGGCAGGGAAGCCGGTTTGCATAAGGATCTCGCGCACGTCGTGGACCACGTCGCCGTGGCTGAACTGCGCCGGTGACAGGTTGACCGACACTTGCATGGGCTCCGGCCATTGGCGTGCGGTCAGGCAGGCCTGGTGCAGCACCCAGCGGCCCAGCGGCACGATCAATTCGGTTTGTTCGGCCAGCGCGATAAAGGTGTCCGGGCCCAACAGGCCGCGCACCGGATGCTGCCAGCGGACCAGCGCTTCGGCCGAGACGATCTGCATGTCATCGACCCGATAGCGGGGTTGGAAGTGCAGCACGAACTCCTGGTTGCCGATGGCCTGGCGCAGTTCGTTTTCCAGATGGCGACGCTGCTGGATCTGCTGGTTCATGTGTTCGGAAAAGTACCGCCAGGTGTTCTTGCCGGCTGCCTTGGCCTGATAAAGGGCGATGTCGGCGCAACGTATCAACTCGTCCACGCCCAGCCCCTGGCGGCTGGACTGGGCGATGCCCAGGCTGGCACCGATGTGCAACCGCTGGCCCTGGTGCAGGATGGGCCGGTGCAGGCTTTCGATCAACCGCGCGCAGAAGCGATCGATTTCCTTGTCGCTGTCGATTGCATTGAGCACCAGCACGAATTCATCGCCGCCTAACCGGGCGACCAGGTCGTGTTCACGGGTGCATTCGCGCAGGCGCGTGGCCACCTCCAGCAATACCGCATCGCCCACGGGGTGGCCCAGGGCATCATTGATCGGCTTGAAGTTGTCCAGGTCCAGCAGGATGAGCGTCAACGGCGTCGGGCCGGGGAGCCGCGCACCAGCCTCCTCGAAGTAGCGCGTCAGCTTGTTGCGGTTGGCAAGCCCGGTGAGGGCGTCGTGCAGCGACAGGTGTTGAATTTGCGCATGGGCTGCCACTTCATCGGTCACATCGCTTGCCGTGCCACGAAACCCCTGTACCTGGCCGTCGCCATGGATCGCCCTGGCAGAAACCCTGCAGTAGCGCAACTGGCCCGCATGGTCGCGGTAGGCGCAACGCAGGCTGCCGCCGGTACCGTCGAGGGTGCGCAGCCATTGGCCCAGCGGCATGGTTTCGCACGTCAGCAGTTTTTCGATGGGCTGGCCGAGCCAGTCCTGGCCGGTAAACCCGGTGACCACGGTAAAGCGCGTGGACAGGTAACTGAGGCGGCCCTGCGCGTCGGTTTCCCAGATCCAGTCCGAGGCCGCCTCGGCCACGGCGCGGAAGCGCTCTTCGCTGGCTTCCAGCGCACGGTTGCTGATTTTCAGCACGCGGTAGCTGTCGTCGATTTGTTCCGAGGTGCGCAGCGCGTAGCGAAACAGCCAGGCCATCAACAGGCATAGCACCACCACGGCGGCAGTCAGTGGCGGCACCACTGACCACAATAGTTGCGAGCCAGGCCGGCGCGGTTCCCAGGTCAGGTCGTAGCCAGTGTCGCCCAGCGGCAGGCGCGGTTTGCCCGCCAGGCCCGTGTCATGGCTTTCCAGTAGCAAATGGGGCAGGTCGTAATCGTCGCCCAGGCGGCTGACTTTTTCCGGGCTCAGCAGGTCGGCGAACAGCAATACGCGAGTGCGCGCGGCGTCGGGTACCGCGCTGCCGTCGTCCGGCAAAATCGCCGAGGCACTGAGCAGGGCCGGCCAACCGTTGAACAGGGCATACCGGCTGACAGGCGCGGCGCTTTCGCTGTGCGCTTGGGCCGCCTCGATGATCGGCAGCAGTGCCGTGCCGACGAAGGTTTGCGCCTGCGCATTGGTGGGTTGGCCGTTGAACAGCGCATAGTGGGTGGCCTGGCGGTCCAGCACGAACACGCCTTCGTAACCGTTGAGGGTGAACAGCGACTCGCCCAGGTTGCGCTCCTCAAACGCCCAGCGCCTGGCATCGGCCGCATTGAGATGCTGGTAGGCACTATTCCACACTGCATAGCTGGTCAGCAGGTTTTGCGAAGTGGTGATGCGCGCTTGCAAGGCTTTCTGGGCGTAAAAGTAACTCTGTTGGCTCTCGTCGGCATTCAACCGGTAGGCGATGTGCACCAGGGCGGCGATGGCGATGGCAAACGCCAGGGCGAACAGCCCGCCGATCAGGGCGATCAATTTACGGGTGTGCAGGCTATGAGCAGAGGCAGACCCATAAGTGTCAGCGGCGATGTCCATTGCTGTGCTGGTCCTTACTGACTTTCGTCACGTACGAAACAATCCATGGAACAACGTGATGACCCTGTTCGTCTTCAACGGCTGAGCACGGGCCGGCAGGGCGGTTTCTGATAGCCCTGTGCATGTCGACGGCCGTGGATCCCTTTTGTTCCTCTGACCCCCTACCGGTCGTCCGGGCGAGGGCGGGAACGGGTTACTTGGGCAGCAGCAAGTCGGCCGCGCATACATTGACCCGGTTGCGCCCGGTGTTCTTGGCCACGTACAAGGCTTTGTCGGCTTCGTTGAGCCAGGTCGCGGCGTCGGCAAATTCGCGACGCCAGGTCGCCAGGCCGATGCTCAGGCTGACGCGCAACTGTGGCGCGCGCGGGTGGCGATAGTTGGCGAACACCTGGCGCAGACGCTCCATGACCTCGCGCGCCTGCTTCATGGTCATGTTCGGCAGGATCACGCAGAACTCGTCACCGCCATAGCGACCGGCCAGATCGCTGGGGCGCACGTTGTTGCGTAACTCCTGGCTCAAGTGGCGCAGCACGTCATCACCGACGATATGGCCGAAGCTGTCGTTGATGGATTTGAAGTGATCGATGTCGATCAGCCCGATGATGGCGTGGTCCTGGGCTTGCCGGCAGTGGTGATAGCGCATATGCAGCAGGTCTTTCCAGGCGCCATGGTTGAGCAGCCCGGTGAGGCTGTCGGTGCGGCTCAGGGTGCTGAGCGTGCGTTTGTGTTCCGACAGGCGAATTGCCAGGCGGTAGCACACGGTGCCCACGGCCAGCGGGTAGAGCGTCAGCATGGGCAGGCAGGCCAGCACTTGCTGGGGCGTCGTGACCGGCTGCCAGCCCAGGCCCAGCAGGGCAATGGCACCCAGGCAGCCGGCAAGCATCGCCATCAACCCTTTGATGAACAACCGCGGCCCGCCTGCCGCGACATTGTTCATGGTGACCATGGACAGGATGGTGGCGGCCGGCAGTGGGTTGAATTGCATGGCCGCGGCCCAAAAGCCACAGAACAGCGAGTCCATTAACAGGTTGCGCCGTTCGGCAGCGAACGGGGTGGGCGAGCGGCAGGCCAGTTGATAGGCCAGGTGCGGCCAGGCCAGGCCGTTGATCAACAGCAGTACCAACAGCCAGGTGGGCAGGTTGAGCGGGGTGACGGCCACATACACGCTGAGCAGGCTGAAGGCCGTGCCAATGATGCGCGGTACATAGATACGCCTGGCAAACGAAAGCCCTTTGCCGATGTTATTTTCCATAATGCGCGGTTCACCTGGCCACGGAGTTTCCTGTTTCCTGTACAAGAAAAGTCTAGCTGTACAGGAAGTACCGTTTGTCGCCTTAATTTCTCCCGCATTGTCAGGCAACTGGGGCGGCATTGAAAGTGGCCTTGCAAGCCTATTCAGCAGCCGGACGTCCCTTTTTCAAAGATAAATGCTTTGTCACGTTTACAGGCTTCATTGCCTTGTACACAAGCGTATGCTCTACACGCTGCCCTGATCTTCGGAGTACTGTTGCTTATGCTCGACTCACCGACCCCTGCCGTCCCTGTTTCAGACATGGCCTCGCAAAAGCAGGATGGCCAGTATCGCAATCAGCGCGTGCTGCCCCGTGACAGTTTTCTGAAAAAGCTGCGCATCGGCATCAAATACCTGTTACTGAGCAAACCCAAGGGTACCCGGCCTCAGGCGCCGCTGCCGGTGCAGGCGCTGACCCGCGAGCAATTGCTGGCGGCACCCGACAACAGCCTCTGGCGCCTGGGCCACTCGACCATTTTGCTCAAGGTAAGCCAGTGTTTTTTCATTACCGATCCGGTGTTCGGCGAGCGCGCCTCGCCGGTGCAGTGGGCCGGCCCCAAGCGTTTTCATCAGCCGCCCATCAGCATTGCCGAGCTGCCGCCGATCAAGGCGGTGATCCTTTCCCACGACCACTACGATCACCTCGACGAACAGGCGGTCAGGCAGTTGGCCGGCAAGACCGAATATTTTCTCACCACCCTTGGGGTGGGTGATCGGTTGATCGAGTGGGGCATCCCCGCGCAAAAGGTCCGCCAGTTGGACTGGTGGCAAGAGACCGAAATCGACGGCACGCGCTTTGCGGCCACACCTACCCAGCATTTTTCCGGGCGCACGCTGTTCGACAGCAACAGCACGCTTTGGGCTTCCTGGGTAATGATCGAGCCGGGTTGGCGGGTATTTTTCAGCGGCGACTCTGGCTATTTCGACGGTTTCAAGACCATTGGCGACACCTACGGGCCCTTTGACCTGACGCTGATGGAAACGGGGGCCTACAACGTCAATTGGTCCCATGTGCACATGCAGCCTGAAGAAAGCCTGCAGGCGCATATCGATTTGCGTGGCAAGTGGATGCTGCCGATTCACAATGGCACGTTCGATTTGTCGATCCACGATTGGAACGAGCCGTTCGAGCGCATCGTAGCCTTGGCCGAGGCCCGGCAGGTGCCGGTGAGTACGCCACAGATGGGCGAACGGGTGGACCTGCTGAACCCGCAAACGGGCCGCAAGTGGTGGATGCTGGGTGGGGCGAGCGGCGATGCGCAGCAGCCCCAAGTGCGGCCCGGTGCCCCGGGGGAGCTTCGATAAAGGCCTAGGTTTTTTTGGAGCGTGCCGCCGCCGGCTTCTCTTCCGGCGGTTTGCCACTCTCGCTGCGGATCTGCGCATGGCTGATCAGCGCGAAGATGAAGCTCCCGCCAATGATATTGCCTGCCAGCGTAGGCCCGGCAAAGGCTACCCAGAAATCCCGCCACGACAATTCACCTGCCCATACCAGGTAAGAGGTCTCGGCGGACCCCACGACGATGTGGGTGAAGTCGCCCAGTGCCATCAGGTAGGTGATCAGGATGATGACCCACACCTTGGCGCTTTCCAGCGAGGGGATCATCCAGACCATGGTGGCGATCATCCAGCCGGAGATGATCCCTTTGGAGAACATCTGGCCCATGTCGTTTTCCATCACCTTGCGGCCAATTTCCAGAAAGGCGGCGTCGGTCTTGCTGTCGAAAATCGGTAAGTGCAGCATCACGTAGGACACCAGCAATGTGCCCACCAGGTTACCCGCCAGCACCACGCCCCACAGCCTGAGCAAGCGCCCGGCGTTAGTCAGCGTGGGCTTGGTCATGACCGGCAAAACCGCCGTCAGGGTGTTTTCGGTAAACAGTTGCTGGCGCGCCAGGATCACCGCCAGGAAGCCCGCCGAATAGCCCAGGCTGGCAATCACCTTGCTGGCTTCGCCTTCGGGCAGGCGCGAATTGAACAAGCCCATCGCCATCAGCGACAGGCCCATGGTCAAGCCTGCGGCCAGGGCAGACCAC contains:
- a CDS encoding GAF domain-containing sensor histidine kinase, with protein sequence MGNSVANDIATIGRIHAVPAILQVICETTGMRFAAVARVTENSWTTCAVLDTLGFGLSVGGELDVTTTLCHEIRSSHQTVVIDKASEDDQYCNHHTPRIYSFESYISVPVFRADGSFFGTICALDPRPANLKGSAIQPMMESFARVLSIQMESEESHQRTEVALAKEREKADLRDQFIAVLGHDLRNPLFAITAGAELLQRRLLDAKSQTIAQHILTSGLRATRLVEDVLDFARGRLGEGITLNRAPCEDLSAAMIHVVSEIQRVHPDRLIRLRIGDLQAIDCDRERVTQLLSNLVSNAIHHGAPNGPVDVSADLLEDTFVLGVHNLGKPIEAAVHAKLFQPFTRLSNDAPQSGLGLGLYIASQIAVAHGGRMEVLSTAEAGTLFTFRMPLA
- a CDS encoding bifunctional diguanylate cyclase/phosphodiesterase, encoding MDIAADTYGSASAHSLHTRKLIALIGGLFALAFAIAIAALVHIAYRLNADESQQSYFYAQKALQARITTSQNLLTSYAVWNSAYQHLNAADARRWAFEERNLGESLFTLNGYEGVFVLDRQATHYALFNGQPTNAQAQTFVGTALLPIIEAAQAHSESAAPVSRYALFNGWPALLSASAILPDDGSAVPDAARTRVLLFADLLSPEKVSRLGDDYDLPHLLLESHDTGLAGKPRLPLGDTGYDLTWEPRRPGSQLLWSVVPPLTAAVVVLCLLMAWLFRYALRTSEQIDDSYRVLKISNRALEASEERFRAVAEAASDWIWETDAQGRLSYLSTRFTVVTGFTGQDWLGQPIEKLLTCETMPLGQWLRTLDGTGGSLRCAYRDHAGQLRYCRVSARAIHGDGQVQGFRGTASDVTDEVAAHAQIQHLSLHDALTGLANRNKLTRYFEEAGARLPGPTPLTLILLDLDNFKPINDALGHPVGDAVLLEVATRLRECTREHDLVARLGGDEFVLVLNAIDSDKEIDRFCARLIESLHRPILHQGQRLHIGASLGIAQSSRQGLGVDELIRCADIALYQAKAAGKNTWRYFSEHMNQQIQQRRHLENELRQAIGNQEFVLHFQPRYRVDDMQIVSAEALVRWQHPVRGLLGPDTFIALAEQTELIVPLGRWVLHQACLTARQWPEPMQVSVNLSPAQFSHGDVVHDVREILMQTGFPAHRLELEVTENVMFNDVDGALHTLKALKELGVRLNMDDFGTGYSSLGYLRTYPFDSLKIDKRFIAAMDRSGGDRAVVQAIINLGKAMGLMVTAEGVETEQQLHSLSLDLCHEVQGFYLSRPLDARALELLFEAQSPARAMPVIAPA
- a CDS encoding diguanylate cyclase, which encodes MENNIGKGLSFARRIYVPRIIGTAFSLLSVYVAVTPLNLPTWLLVLLLINGLAWPHLAYQLACRSPTPFAAERRNLLMDSLFCGFWAAAMQFNPLPAATILSMVTMNNVAAGGPRLFIKGLMAMLAGCLGAIALLGLGWQPVTTPQQVLACLPMLTLYPLAVGTVCYRLAIRLSEHKRTLSTLSRTDSLTGLLNHGAWKDLLHMRYHHCRQAQDHAIIGLIDIDHFKSINDSFGHIVGDDVLRHLSQELRNNVRPSDLAGRYGGDEFCVILPNMTMKQAREVMERLRQVFANYRHPRAPQLRVSLSIGLATWRREFADAATWLNEADKALYVAKNTGRNRVNVCAADLLLPK
- a CDS encoding MBL fold metallo-hydrolase, producing MLDSPTPAVPVSDMASQKQDGQYRNQRVLPRDSFLKKLRIGIKYLLLSKPKGTRPQAPLPVQALTREQLLAAPDNSLWRLGHSTILLKVSQCFFITDPVFGERASPVQWAGPKRFHQPPISIAELPPIKAVILSHDHYDHLDEQAVRQLAGKTEYFLTTLGVGDRLIEWGIPAQKVRQLDWWQETEIDGTRFAATPTQHFSGRTLFDSNSTLWASWVMIEPGWRVFFSGDSGYFDGFKTIGDTYGPFDLTLMETGAYNVNWSHVHMQPEESLQAHIDLRGKWMLPIHNGTFDLSIHDWNEPFERIVALAEARQVPVSTPQMGERVDLLNPQTGRKWWMLGGASGDAQQPQVRPGAPGELR